A genomic region of Haliotis asinina isolate JCU_RB_2024 chromosome 1, JCU_Hal_asi_v2, whole genome shotgun sequence contains the following coding sequences:
- the LOC137289838 gene encoding uncharacterized protein, which translates to MLHQKPYLLQEKKSETPTCSISSKQDTNSLVQYQELSLTVDVRDYYCSTGHNISLQTGNVTTLLMEADSVPSATDNSSSVTLNVTDSHLGKVGLVFRCDSNQWNIECAGVTKFVPRTPACNITSDKDTEILTLHEAVTLTVDITAYYDIRGSHCSADSNFTLQTGDASQLLHVGDQRLSPITFNMTETHLGGVRLVFNCQVQHWNLSCGGVTRLNNTIGQIATSSTIVIITGVVGAALCLIVLAIIIFLVVKRKYAPLLEEVSSNLCTMLQSTLEDLPLAPMKSHLLVVGAG; encoded by the exons AGACACCAACATGTAGCATCTCCAGTAAGCAGGACACTAACTCACTTGTCCAGTACCAGGAGCTGTCCCTTACGGTGGACGTACGAGACTACTACTGCTCCACCGGCCACAACATCTCCCTCCAGACTGGGAATGTGACAACCCTGCTGATGGAAGCTGACTCTGTACCAAGCGCCACAGACAACAGCTCATcagtaacactaaatgtgacggACTCCCATCTGGGCAAAGTAGGACTGGTGTTTAGATGTGACAGCAATCAGTGGAATATAGAGTGTGCTGGTGTGACTAAATTCG TTCCCAGGACACCAGCATGCAACATCACCAGTGACAAGGACACAGagattctaaccctgcatgaaGCGGTGACACTGACCGTGGACATTACTGCGTATTACGATATCCGGGGCTCCCACTGTTCTGCAGATTCAAACTTCACTCTGCAGACAGGTGACGCCTCGCAATTATTACATGTTGGAGATCAAAGACTTTCACCAATAACATTCAATATGACTGAAACACACTTGGGTGGGGTAAGGCTGGTATTCAACTGTCAAGTCCAACACTGGAATCTCAGCTGCGGCGGTGTGACCCGACTCAACAACA CAATTGGACAAATAGCCACAAGCTCAACTATAGTTATTATTACTGGAGTTGTCGGTGCCGCATTGTGTCTCATCGTCCTCGCCATCATCATTTTCCTAGTCGTCAAAAGAAAG TACGCCCCCCTTCTGGAGGAAGTGAGCAGCAACCTGTGCACAATGTTGCAGTCAACTCTGGAGGATCTGCCTCTG gcacccatgaagagccacctcctcgtggtgggtgctgggtaa